The nucleotide sequence GTTTGTCTTGTCGATGCCATCACAGTGGAAAAGCCTTTTGCAGGCGAGTGGAAGATGGACGAAGATACCTGCCAGACATGCCGCACCTGTATAGACGTGTGTCCGTGTGATGCTGTATTTGCCCGTAAATGGGACGCAGGCGAGAGGGTTGAGAAAGTCACTCACAGACCGGATGCATGTATTTACTGTGGTGCCTGTGCAGTTGCCTGTCCAGTTGATTCCATAACTGTTACAAAAAGTGCGATCGTGCCTGAAATGGCAAAGAAAAACCCGTTTGAAAAGAAACTTGTCGACATACCCACTCCTAAACCAAAGCGAACCACGATACTGGCCACAGATGAAGACATGTGTCTCGGATGCGGGAACTGCGTCATAGTATGTCCGGTCAACGCCTTATCAGATCCATATCTCGCTTCCGGGCATCTCAACGAACTGGACAGCAAACCGCTGCTTGAGATTCTGAATGGTACTGTTAAAGTACTTGACCAGGAACTGTGTAACGGCTGTGGCACATGTGCTATGATCTGTCCAGTGGATGCGATAAAGCTAGAAATAAAGGAGGTGTGATCATGGCTGGTAATAAAACAATAGCAATCAGGAATGGATATGTGTTTGATCCCTTAAATGAGATCGACGGGGAGCTAATGGATATCTTCGTAAAAGACGGAAAAGTGGTGCGGGAACTATCCAGTGCTGAGATGAAGAATGCGAAGACGATCGATGCAAAGGGCATGACCGTCATGCCTGGCGGTGTTGATTCACACTCCCATATTGCAGGAGCAAAGGTCAACGGCGGAAGGATGATGCGCCCCGAAGATAGTTACAAGTGGACCAGGAAGAAAACCCCACTTACCCACTCAGGTACCGGTTATACTGTTCCATCCGTGTATCTTGAAGGGTACCAATATTCCCAGATGGGATATACTACTGTCTTTGAAGCTGCGGTCCCGCCACTTGAAGCACGCCACACGCATGAAGAGATGCGTTCGATCCCGATGATAGACACAGGTGGCTACCTCGTGCTGGGTAACAACTGGTTTTTGATGCGCTACCTGCGCGATGGTGAGATCGAGAGGGCTGCGAATTATGTTGCCTGGATGATGAGGACACACAAGACCTACGGGATCAAGTGCGTCAATCCGGCAGGTGTTGAGAACTGGGGCTGGGCAGAGAATATAGGGGCACTCGATGAGGCAAACATCCACTTCGGTGTCACTCCGAGAGAGATGATACACGGGCTGTGCGAGATCAATGAACTTCTCGGACTTCCCATGTCAATGCATCTCCACTGCAACAACCTCGGGCAGCCCGGATGCTTTGAGATAACAAAAGATTCACTTAAAATACCATCGCATATCAAGACGCACCAGAACCTTGATGTCGAGTGGGCAGAAACTAAGGTGGACTCTAAAAGGAAACAGTCAGTGTACCTCACACATGCACAGTTCAACAGTTTCGGGGGAACAAGCTGGGGGGACTTTGAATCCGGAACAAAAGCAATCATAGATCACGTGAACAAGACCGATTACATTGTAATGGACAGCGGTTGTGTTCCTTTCGGGGAAGCAACAGTTATGACTGGTGACGGCCCGGCTATACATAACCTGTATAAACTTACAGGCAACAAGTGGTCAAATACTGATGTGGAGATGGAGTGCGGTTCTGGTATTTTGCCTTTTACATACCTTAAGAGCAACCCGATACACAGTGTCCAGTGGGCAATGGGTCTTGAGCTCCTGCTGCTTGTAAAAGATGTGTGGAAGTCTATTATTACAACCGACCACCCCAACGGAGGCACGTTTTTGAAGTATCCGAATATCCTTGCCTGGCTAATGTCGCAGGAAGCAA is from ANME-2 cluster archaeon and encodes:
- a CDS encoding 4Fe-4S binding protein, whose translation is MNESVFQTKDDKQLVYIPEKCVLCGTCVMICPKDSLVIGSVGAVARGLVDNAFLNSIPDTCIVCGMCAKVCPTGAREMRQDGKTVKDEMYIHGAIKPTTVNDDCMHCGLCEQVCPQGCIEVKQWLANDGSVVMDGKTTINQECCVHCGWCAAVCLVDAITVEKPFAGEWKMDEDTCQTCRTCIDVCPCDAVFARKWDAGERVEKVTHRPDACIYCGACAVACPVDSITVTKSAIVPEMAKKNPFEKKLVDIPTPKPKRTTILATDEDMCLGCGNCVIVCPVNALSDPYLASGHLNELDSKPLLEILNGTVKVLDQELCNGCGTCAMICPVDAIKLEIKEV
- a CDS encoding formylmethanofuran dehydrogenase subunit A, giving the protein MAGNKTIAIRNGYVFDPLNEIDGELMDIFVKDGKVVRELSSAEMKNAKTIDAKGMTVMPGGVDSHSHIAGAKVNGGRMMRPEDSYKWTRKKTPLTHSGTGYTVPSVYLEGYQYSQMGYTTVFEAAVPPLEARHTHEEMRSIPMIDTGGYLVLGNNWFLMRYLRDGEIERAANYVAWMMRTHKTYGIKCVNPAGVENWGWAENIGALDEANIHFGVTPREMIHGLCEINELLGLPMSMHLHCNNLGQPGCFEITKDSLKIPSHIKTHQNLDVEWAETKVDSKRKQSVYLTHAQFNSFGGTSWGDFESGTKAIIDHVNKTDYIVMDSGCVPFGEATVMTGDGPAIHNLYKLTGNKWSNTDVEMECGSGILPFTYLKSNPIHSVQWAMGLELLLLVKDVWKSIITTDHPNGGTFLKYPNILAWLMSQEAREATFNECHKWARDRSDLGAVDREMSLYDIAVLTRATPARTVGISHRKGSLGLGADGDVTIYNMDPTNLDTRDYGNLVRNFSQAEYTIKDGGIVSRQGEIVAIPEKRTYYADVKVKEQGEKDMLADVKEWFKYYTVGFAHYPTPDSYLMNPTPIKINAEG